In Phyllobacterium zundukense, one DNA window encodes the following:
- a CDS encoding ABC transporter permease, translating to MTTKSLYNTKAMPTVGISARFSGPLKALGAVFKRLSNDVSSCFGLVVITILVLSAIFAPWIATHDPNLVNLPNALRPPDALNWFGTDELGRDIFSRIIHGTRITLSIITLVSIVVGPVGLLVGTTAGYFGGWCDTVMMRITDIFLSFPGLILSLAFVAALGAGLENAIIAIALTSWPPIARLARAETLTFRSADYISASRMQGASSIRIIVKSIMPMCLPSVLVRITLSMATVILTAAGLGFLGLGAQPPLPEWGAMIATGRRYMLDSWWLVAFPGMAILLVSLAFNLLGDGLRDALDPKQR from the coding sequence ATGACAACCAAAAGCCTGTACAATACCAAAGCCATGCCAACCGTAGGTATTTCCGCGCGGTTTTCTGGACCGCTGAAAGCATTGGGCGCCGTTTTCAAACGGTTATCAAACGACGTCTCGTCCTGCTTCGGCCTCGTTGTCATCACCATATTGGTGCTTAGCGCGATCTTCGCCCCATGGATTGCAACCCACGATCCAAATCTCGTCAATCTGCCCAATGCGCTTCGGCCCCCGGATGCCCTGAACTGGTTCGGCACTGACGAGCTTGGGCGCGACATCTTCAGCCGCATCATTCACGGTACCAGAATAACGCTGTCGATCATCACCCTCGTTTCGATTGTTGTTGGACCCGTCGGTCTTTTGGTTGGCACGACCGCAGGTTATTTCGGCGGCTGGTGCGACACAGTCATGATGCGGATAACAGATATATTTCTGTCATTCCCCGGGCTGATCCTGTCACTCGCTTTCGTTGCAGCATTGGGTGCAGGGCTCGAAAACGCGATTATCGCAATTGCATTGACTTCCTGGCCGCCGATTGCCCGCCTGGCGCGAGCGGAGACGCTTACATTCCGGTCCGCCGACTATATTTCGGCCTCGCGCATGCAAGGCGCTTCATCGATCCGCATTATCGTGAAATCGATCATGCCGATGTGCCTCCCGTCAGTGCTTGTGCGAATAACTCTGAGTATGGCAACCGTTATTCTGACCGCGGCCGGTCTCGGCTTTCTTGGTCTCGGCGCTCAGCCGCCATTGCCCGAATGGGGGGCGATGATTGCGACAGGACGCCGGTACATGCTTGACAGCTGGTGGCTGGTGGCATTTCCGGGCATGGCCATATTGCTCGTAAGTCTTGCCTTCAATTTACTGGGTGACGGGTTGCGCGATGCCCTCGACCCCAAGCAGCGTTGA
- a CDS encoding ABC transporter ATP-binding protein, with protein MTDTDQLLDVSNLCVSYRKDKGYSDAVRGVSFTLGRERLGIVGESGSGKSTIGRALLKLLPSARITADRLQFQGTDLVKAGEREMLTIRGRRISMILQDPKFSLNPVHRVGNQIAEAYRVHTRASNQQARQKTLEMLEAVQIRDPERVYDLYPHEVSGGMGQRIMIAMMLIPEPQLIIADEPTSALDVTVRMQVLNILNELVTRKGIGLIMISHDLNLVRNFCDRVLIMRSGEVVESCAARDLMQASHPYTRGLLAAQPHIGGSRSPLPVLSREIGLAKIAAEETR; from the coding sequence ATGACTGATACGGATCAGCTGCTTGACGTTTCCAACCTTTGCGTGAGTTACCGCAAGGACAAGGGATACTCTGATGCGGTGCGGGGGGTGTCTTTTACCCTCGGCCGCGAAAGGCTGGGTATCGTTGGTGAATCCGGTTCCGGCAAATCGACGATCGGCCGGGCATTGCTGAAGCTGCTACCCTCTGCCCGGATCACCGCAGACAGACTTCAGTTTCAGGGCACCGACCTCGTGAAAGCCGGCGAACGCGAGATGCTGACGATCCGCGGGCGTCGCATCTCGATGATCCTGCAGGATCCCAAGTTTTCGCTCAATCCCGTGCACCGAGTGGGCAATCAGATCGCAGAGGCATACCGCGTTCACACGCGTGCCTCAAACCAGCAGGCCCGGCAGAAGACGTTGGAAATGCTGGAAGCAGTTCAAATCAGGGATCCGGAACGGGTATACGATCTCTACCCGCACGAAGTATCCGGTGGCATGGGGCAGCGCATCATGATCGCAATGATGCTGATACCCGAACCGCAACTGATCATCGCCGATGAGCCGACTTCAGCGCTTGACGTGACCGTTCGCATGCAGGTCCTCAATATTCTCAATGAGCTTGTGACAAGAAAGGGCATCGGGCTGATCATGATCAGCCATGATCTCAACCTCGTGCGCAACTTCTGCGACCGGGTTCTGATCATGCGGTCCGGCGAGGTTGTGGAATCGTGCGCGGCGCGGGATCTCATGCAGGCTTCCCACCCATACACACGGGGACTGCTCGCCGCGCAGCCACATATTGGCGGAAGCCGAAGCCCCCTGCCCGTCCTCAGTCGTGAGATTGGTCTTGCAAAAATTGCAGCGGAGGAAACGCGATGA
- a CDS encoding ABC transporter ATP-binding protein produces MSDVTIKGLTIDLGTGTAQKKILNDVSFAVASGESFGLVGESGSGKSTILRCIARLLTFWSGQIAIAGRPIAEIPGADYCRVVQMVFQDPYGSLHPRQSIKTALHEPLRIHRLDRQQERMEKALLDVGLNSSFLTRYPHELSGGQRQRVAIARALILEPSVLLLDEPTSALDVSVQAEVLNLLNEIRLARKLTYLFVSHDLAVIDYMCERLAVMQSGSIVEIMNRTELSEGRAKHPYARELINASIEYDRVA; encoded by the coding sequence ATGAGCGATGTAACCATCAAAGGACTTACGATCGATCTTGGAACCGGAACTGCCCAGAAGAAGATTCTCAATGATGTCAGCTTCGCCGTTGCGTCCGGTGAGTCATTCGGTCTGGTGGGCGAATCCGGCTCGGGAAAGTCAACAATCTTGCGCTGCATTGCCCGCTTGCTGACATTTTGGTCGGGTCAGATCGCCATTGCCGGGCGACCAATCGCAGAGATACCCGGCGCTGACTATTGTCGTGTTGTCCAAATGGTCTTTCAGGATCCATACGGATCGCTCCACCCTCGCCAATCCATCAAGACCGCACTTCATGAACCGCTGCGTATCCACAGGCTTGATCGTCAGCAAGAACGCATGGAGAAGGCGCTCCTTGACGTCGGTCTGAATTCTTCATTCCTGACGCGCTATCCGCACGAACTTTCGGGCGGGCAAAGACAACGCGTGGCGATTGCCAGAGCGCTGATTTTGGAACCCAGCGTCTTGCTCCTCGATGAACCAACGTCGGCGTTGGACGTGTCTGTGCAGGCAGAAGTACTCAATCTGCTCAACGAGATCAGGCTCGCAAGAAAATTGACCTATTTGTTCGTGTCTCACGATCTGGCTGTGATCGATTACATGTGTGAGCGACTTGCCGTGATGCAGTCGGGCAGCATTGTCGAAATCATGAATCGCACAGAACTTAGTGAAGGTCGTGCAAAACATCCCTATGCGCGTGAACTGATCAACGCGAGCATTGAGTATGATCGAGTAGCGTGA
- a CDS encoding FadR/GntR family transcriptional regulator has product MNTRRRETLTAQLVRQVTDRIKSGEFPRGARLPTEKEMIDEFGVSRTVVREAIANLRAGGMVSTQQGVGAFVVQNTALPAFRIAEEDLSVLEQVVKGLELRIAVESEAAALAAQRRSESDILAIESACDTMADAIKTGSDSIEADLNFHRAIARASQNDHFLKIFNYLGEVLIPRARLQTHRFEEFTLSEYLERINSEHRQVLFAIRRGDTDGARATMRMHLSGSRDRLQQTIPERR; this is encoded by the coding sequence ATGAACACAAGAAGGCGAGAGACACTCACCGCACAATTGGTCCGGCAAGTAACAGACCGGATCAAGTCAGGCGAATTTCCTCGAGGTGCAAGACTTCCGACCGAGAAGGAGATGATCGACGAATTCGGCGTCAGCCGCACGGTCGTTCGCGAAGCTATCGCCAACCTTCGCGCTGGCGGCATGGTCTCGACACAACAGGGTGTGGGCGCCTTCGTCGTGCAGAATACGGCCTTGCCGGCCTTCCGCATCGCGGAGGAGGATCTCTCGGTACTTGAACAGGTCGTCAAAGGGCTGGAACTTCGAATTGCAGTGGAGTCAGAAGCAGCGGCGCTCGCCGCCCAGCGCCGCAGTGAAAGTGACATTCTTGCAATCGAGTCCGCTTGCGACACCATGGCAGACGCTATCAAGACTGGCAGCGACAGCATTGAAGCAGACCTGAATTTTCACCGTGCAATCGCCCGTGCAAGCCAGAACGATCACTTTCTGAAGATCTTCAACTACCTCGGTGAAGTTTTAATTCCCAGAGCACGGTTGCAGACCCATCGTTTCGAAGAGTTTACACTCTCGGAATATCTGGAGCGCATCAACTCCGAGCACCGTCAGGTTCTCTTTGCCATCCGCCGGGGCGATACAGATGGCGCCCGCGCAACAATGCGGATGCATTTGAGCGGTAGCCGCGATCGGCTCCAACAGACCATACCCGAACGGAGATGA
- a CDS encoding dienelactone hydrolase family protein: MSALSRQLRDTVHFTRSFNADTSTFAQWQSTNRAFVAEALGAGNAQAAQSRTLDQRDHKSHQTRLLELTFSSGEKTEAFLLLPSVRKKSPAVLLLHDHGSRFDIGKEKLIQTSNPDKARSAREWIKRCYGNRYLGDVLVKRGYVVLCADALGWSSRQGNGYDTQQALAANLMQFGTSLAAVVASEDVQAALFLSALPQVDERFVASMGFSFGGFRAWQVAALTSTIRASVAINWMGQLAGLMQPGANLLRGQSAYYMLHPPLAGKLDYPDIAALVAPRPALFFAGDRDPHFPRETVEAAFAALASRWSDAGAATHLETRIWPAGHAFGPAQQDAAIQWMGSALGQ, encoded by the coding sequence ATGTCCGCATTGTCCAGACAATTGCGGGATACGGTCCATTTTACCAGATCGTTCAATGCGGACACTTCAACTTTCGCACAATGGCAGTCTACGAACCGGGCATTTGTTGCGGAAGCGCTTGGCGCCGGCAATGCACAAGCTGCACAATCGCGGACGCTTGATCAGCGAGATCATAAATCTCACCAGACGCGGCTTCTGGAACTCACGTTCAGCAGCGGAGAGAAAACCGAAGCCTTTCTTCTTCTGCCTTCCGTGAGGAAAAAGAGTCCCGCGGTTTTATTGCTGCACGATCACGGTTCGCGCTTTGACATTGGCAAAGAAAAGCTGATTCAAACTTCGAACCCCGACAAAGCACGATCTGCAAGGGAATGGATCAAGCGCTGCTACGGCAATCGTTATCTCGGTGATGTTCTCGTCAAACGCGGCTACGTCGTTTTATGTGCCGATGCCTTGGGCTGGAGCAGCCGCCAGGGAAACGGGTACGACACGCAGCAGGCGCTGGCAGCCAATCTGATGCAGTTTGGGACTTCGCTTGCCGCGGTCGTGGCTTCCGAAGATGTGCAGGCCGCGCTGTTTTTGAGCGCACTGCCGCAAGTCGATGAACGCTTCGTGGCAAGCATGGGCTTCTCATTCGGAGGGTTCCGCGCATGGCAGGTAGCTGCTCTCACCTCGACAATTCGTGCCTCGGTGGCAATCAATTGGATGGGGCAACTCGCCGGGCTGATGCAACCAGGAGCCAATTTATTGCGCGGGCAATCGGCGTATTACATGTTGCATCCACCACTTGCCGGAAAACTGGATTATCCGGATATTGCCGCACTTGTCGCTCCGCGCCCCGCGCTTTTCTTTGCGGGGGACCGAGATCCGCACTTCCCCCGAGAAACCGTAGAGGCAGCATTCGCCGCACTTGCCTCCCGTTGGTCGGACGCAGGCGCCGCAACGCATCTGGAAACCAGGATTTGGCCAGCCGGTCACGCCTTTGGACCCGCGCAGCAGGACGCAGCGATTCAATGGATGGGTTCGGCGCTCGGTCAATAG
- the kdgD gene encoding 5-dehydro-4-deoxyglucarate dehydratase has translation MSFPLTDFDEQGEFDASGYKSRLEWLMPYGATVLFAAGGTGEGFSLTLAEHAQVIRAAVDTCGSHTPIIAGAGYSTRMAIEMARTAQTAGAAGILLLPHYLTETSQQGLAAHIEAVCRSVEIGVIVYNRNVCRLDADTLERLAERNRNLIGFKDGIGDIEAVTLIRSRLGDRLSYLGGLPTAEVYAEAYNAAGFPVYSSAVFNFIPKTAMEFYGAVRTGDRTVTERLLKEFFLPYIGIRNRGGGYAVSIVKAGARLVGKSAGPVRPPLVDCTEQDHQDLQALIDRLGPQ, from the coding sequence ATGTCATTTCCTCTCACAGATTTCGATGAACAAGGTGAATTCGACGCCTCCGGTTACAAATCGCGGCTCGAATGGTTGATGCCCTATGGAGCCACAGTTCTCTTTGCAGCTGGGGGAACGGGCGAAGGTTTCTCACTGACTCTCGCTGAGCATGCGCAGGTTATCCGCGCGGCAGTCGACACCTGTGGTTCCCATACTCCGATCATTGCCGGTGCGGGGTATAGCACACGAATGGCAATTGAGATGGCACGCACTGCCCAGACGGCAGGCGCTGCGGGGATACTGCTTCTTCCCCACTACCTGACCGAAACCAGTCAGCAGGGCCTCGCCGCTCATATCGAGGCCGTGTGCCGGTCGGTAGAAATTGGCGTAATCGTTTATAACCGCAATGTCTGTCGATTGGACGCTGACACGCTCGAACGATTGGCGGAAAGGAACCGCAACCTCATTGGTTTCAAGGACGGTATTGGCGATATTGAAGCCGTTACCCTAATCCGCAGCAGACTGGGTGATCGATTGAGCTACCTTGGTGGCCTCCCGACCGCGGAAGTCTATGCCGAGGCGTATAATGCGGCAGGCTTTCCTGTCTACTCGTCGGCTGTCTTCAATTTCATACCAAAGACTGCGATGGAGTTTTACGGTGCTGTGCGCACTGGTGATCGCACGGTCACGGAGCGGCTCCTGAAAGAGTTCTTCCTGCCCTACATCGGTATTCGCAATCGAGGCGGCGGGTATGCTGTCAGTATTGTCAAAGCTGGTGCGCGCCTTGTCGGCAAATCAGCTGGACCGGTCCGTCCACCCCTTGTGGACTGCACGGAACAGGACCATCAGGACTTGCAGGCTCTGATTGACAGGCTTGGACCGCAATAG